A genomic region of Prionailurus bengalensis isolate Pbe53 chromosome D1, Fcat_Pben_1.1_paternal_pri, whole genome shotgun sequence contains the following coding sequences:
- the ALG8 gene encoding probable dolichyl pyrophosphate Glc1Man9GlcNAc2 alpha-1,3-glucosyltransferase, protein MAALGIAMGGGNWFSALALGVTLLKCLLIPTYHSTDFEVHRNWLAITHSLPVSQWYYEATSEWTLDYPPFFAWFEYALSHVAKYFDQEMLNVRNLNYSSSRTLFFQRFSVIFTDALFVYAVHECCKCIDGKKAGKELTEKPKFILSVLLLWNFGLLIVDHIHFQYNGFLFGLMLLSIARLFQKRHMEGAFLFAVLLHFKHIYLYVAPAYGVYLLRSYCFTANKPDGSIRWNSFSFVRVISLGLIVFLVSALSLGPFLALNQLPQVLSRLFPFKRGLCHAYWAPNFWALYNALDKVLSIIGLELKLLDPNKIPKASMTSGLVQQFQHTVLPSVTPLATLICTLIAILPSVFCLWFKPQGPRGFLRCLILCALSSFLFGWHVHEKAILLAVLPMSLLSVGKAGDASIFLILTTTGHYSLFPLLFTAPELPTKILLMLLFTTYSISSLKTLFRKEKPLFNWLETFYLLGLGPLEVFCEFVFPFTSWKLKYPFIPLLLTSVYCAAGITYAWFKLYVSVLSDPPSSKTKKQ, encoded by the exons ATGGCCGCTCTCGGAATTGCGATGGGTGGTGGCAATTGGTTTTCGGCTTTGGCGCTCGGGGTGACTCTCCTCAAATGCCTTCTCATCCCCACATA CCATTCCACAGATTTTGAAGTACACCGAAACTGGCTTGCTATCACTCACAGTTTGCCAGTATCACAGTGGTATTATGAG gcAACTTCAGAATGGACCTTGGATTATCCGCCTTTTTTTGCATGGTTTGAGTATGCCCTGTCACATGTTGCCAAATATTTTGATCAAGAGATGCTGAATGTCCGTAATCTGAACTATTCCAGCTCGAGAACCTTATTTTTCCAGAGATTTTCTGTCATCTTTACAGATGCACTCTTTGTGTATGCTGTCCACGA GTGCTGTAAATGCATTGATGGGAAAAAAGCAGGTAAAGAACTTACAGAGAAGCCAAAGTTTATTCTATCAGTGTTACTGCTGTGGAACTTCGGGTTGTTAATCGTGGACC ATATTCATTTCCAGTACAATGgttttttatttggattaatGCTACTCTCCATTGCACGATTATTTCAG AAAAGGCATATGGAAGGAGCATTTCTCTTTGCTGTTCTTCTACACTTCAAGCACATCTACCTCTATGTAGCCCCGGCTTATGGTGTATACCTGCTACGGTCTTACTGTTTCACTGCAAATAAACCAG ATGGATCCATCCGATGGAACAGTTTCAGCTTTGTCCGTGTTATCTCTCTAGGACtgattgtttttttagtttctgctCTTTCACTGGGTCCCTTCCTAGCCTTG AACCAACTGCCTCAAGTCTTGTCCCGACTCTTCCCTTTCAAGAGAGGCCTCTGCCATGCATATTGGGCTCCAAACTTCTGGGCTTTGTACAATGCTTTGGACAAAGTGCTCTCCATCATCG GTTTGGAATTGAAACTTCTTGATCCCAACAAAATTCCCAAGGCCTCAATGACAAGTGGTTTGGTTCAGCAGTTCCAACACACAGTCCTTCCCTCAGTGACTCCCTTGGCCACCCTCATCTGCACTCTGATTGCCATATTG ccctctgttttctgtctctggttTAAACCCCAAGGGCCCAGAGGCTTTCTGCGATGTCTAATTCTTTGTGCCTTGAGCTCCTTCCTATTTGGGTGGCACGTCCATGAAAAAGCCATACTTCTTGCAGTTCTCCCGATGAG ccttcTTTCTGTGGGAAAAGCAGGAGATGCTTCAATTTTTCTGATTCTGACCACAACGGGACATtattccctcttccctctgctcttcACTGCACCAG aacTTCCCACTAAAATCTTACTCATGTTACTATTTACCACCTATAGTATTTCCTCACTGAAGACTCTATTCAG aaaagaaaaacctctttTTAATTGGTTGGAAACTTTCTACCTCCTTGGCTTGGGGCCTCTGGAAGTCTTCTGTGAATTTGTATTCCCTTTCACCTCCTGGAAGCTGAAGTACCCCTTTATCCCTTTGTTACTGACCTCAGTGTATTGTGCAGCCGGCATCACATATGCTTGGTTCAAACTGTATGTTTCAGTGTTGTCTGACCCTCCTTCCagcaagacaaagaaacaatga